The DNA sequence AAATCTTAAAACTGGGATGTCATCCGCTTACCCAGTGGAATTAAACGTCacaattaaggaaaaaatgCTACTTTATCCCCCAATATGAATAAAgaccatttccttctctctctctctctctctctctctctctctctctctctctctctctctctctctctctctctctctctctctctctctctctctctctctctctctctctctctttgaagttTATTTGCTGTCATGTTCATTTGAGCACTGTCCGGTCATAGGTGAACTCATGTGATTCAGTTCCCAGTTATCTCCGCCAGTAAAGTGATAGACGCCACGCCTGAACCGAGAAACAACAGGTAGAAGGCGCCCTGCAGGTGGTCCATACTGAGAACtacctccttctcgtcctcctgcAGGTGACACATTGCCAAACTTGTATAAACGTATGGTTTGATTTTATGTCAAGATTGTATGAATGTATGGTTCATTGCCAAGCTGGTATATACAAGTAGAAATTATAAGGTTCCATGCCAATCAGGTCTGCAGGTAACGTCCAGTGTCAAGcttgtatatagaaaagttaaGCTTTAATGCTAAGCTTGGATAAGGGTAATGTAAGTTCAGTGCCAAGCTTATATAAAGGTATGGCAACCTGTTTATCAACGACGGCTAAGAATAACCTTATACCAACAGATGGGACACGCGTCTTTATCGTTCTTCAAGGTAATTTTCCTGCATATCATTTAACTTCTTACTTGTTACTTATAGAAAAAATACCAGTCTTCAAAGCCATACAGTTTTCATACGAACTTCGTTTGGAACACAAACTTAATTCTATGAGGTAAAAAACTAATTATAAGTCTTGTATTTAACATATTCATACaaaagtgataaaaagaaaCGATGTTTTCATACCAGTGAACCAAACACATTCGTTGCCTTAGGAGCATTCTTCGCCCTGGTCTCCTTCACGCGCTGCGCCACCACTACCTCCGTCCAGTGCTTTACTAGCCCTGCATCCTCAAGGCGAGACGCGAGACTTAAGAACGCTTCCAGAAAAGGAGCTCCTTTCCTACAGGGAGGAGAGGCAACGATTCATGTTCTCGTTTTGAGTGAGTTACAACTTTTGGTCTAATTTTTACCACCTGTTGTAtttaagatgaaaaaataaagaaaatattttttttttcttgctgcactcgtttataaataaaataaacatttttttccgttGTTTAAGCAACACATGTATTGAAATTCAGTCTGATCTCGAGCCTATATTGCATTTAAAATTACGAAATCAACGAAAGAAACCACATGCCTTGGATCTACAGCTCACGGGTGCACCAGCAGTTGGGGTTattgttaattattttatttaatgcAAGACAGGCATAGCTTACCTACCTGATGCCCCACCCGAAGCAGGCCAAGATGCCCCGCTCCTCCCTGCCCATATGAAAGGGCATCTGGCCATACTTATCCACGTAGCTGGACGCCATAATTACCATGATGTAATTCTTGACACTGACCATCGAATATCTTCCTTCTAGAACTTTCTGAAGTAGTTCCTTTAAAGGAAGCTTCTGGAACATGGTAAGAAATCAAGAGTAAACGACTGAAGTATGAAAACTTATGCCAATGATCAATTTTTCGCCTACATCAGAAATTCAAAGCTGTCTAGCATTATTGTCAGTCTTCTAACCAACTCCACGCACACAAACTATTCATGGATTAATTCTGCTTTTGTAACTACTGTTGTTACGCTATTGGTTCTATTTCAAAACCTACATATAGTTTTCATATAAATTTACAAATGATATTGTAACTTCAAAATACGCAGTAAAGCAAAACAGATGCGCGTATTTCTAACAATACTATCATTGCATGCTTACTTCCATCCTCTGATACACTTCCTGCACTACTTGGTCTGTATTCTTCTCAAAGTAGTTGAGAAGCTGTCCATCCAGCATCCAGGGTTCAATACCCCATCTCCAGTTGTCGAATTCCACAAGATCCTGAAACCCCTCTGGAGTTTGGGACTTAGCCTGAACGGTGAGATGGGCAATCAGCGAAGACTTGAACCCCGTGACAATGACGAAGCAAAACACCAGCCACCAACCCACTAACATCTGAGGACAAATTAAACTATAAGGTAGATGGGCactgaggagtgagtgaagaatcaAGAGTCTGCTAAGTAAAGTCTGCAcagaaagaaaagttgagagaagtCCATGAGTACATAAGATATTTTCACTTCAAATCCAGAGAAAACGGAAGACTGTCGTTTGTTGTCCGTACCTTCTTGAATCAAGTATATGAAAGACAATGACTACAAATGGTGCACTATATAGCGCACCTGGCCTGAAAAATTCCTTGAAGGATCCGCTGGCGGCTTCTCCAGAAGAGCACCCCAGCCGTACATGAGAGTTCTCACCAAACTGACACCTGGACCGCCTGTTGCTGCTTTCCAGAGTAGCTGCAGCAACCACGCCGTCACGCTCCACACTATCAGGCCCACCACTAAGCCGACCCACAGCTCGTCTACAACGCAAACTCAACTTCATGCGAAGGCAAATCACTACCAGATTTTCATTATAAGATTAAAATACCTAAATTCTATGACCTGAAAATTTAAAGAGCCAAAATACCATTCATTAAAGCCTTTttttcaattacttttttttttatatatattcctcatttgcactccttcctcttcttccttctctctttgcaCCGCGAAATATAACAAGAGCATAGGTAATACAGTTACAAGAAACATACTAGAGAACGGTCTCGTGAAGGACATGACAGCTGACAGTAGGGAGGGCTTCTCAGACAGAACCACCAAGTAGTCGGTCGGTTCTAGACGCAGGTAATCAATCACCTCAAGTCTATCAGAGGTCGGGGTCAGCAAGAGGCAGAAATCGGACTCCTCACGCTGCAGTTCGCCAACTAGACCACTGTACTGGCCCTGGGCGTTGAGGTTCCCAAAAGAGCGATCTGGAGTTTCCCACACCTCATACCTATGGTTTGGGAAGTTTCTCAGACCAAAGCAAAGTGAAAGGGGTAGGCACCCTACTAAATGTGCACAACCAATATAAAACCAATACATTATGAAGAATTGAAAATATATCCACTCTTTATTTTTACACTGATTTCTgtattcaagtttttttttttttttactttctgacTGAGCTTCAATACATAAATTACTGTGTATAACCGCAGGTAATTACATCGCCAAGATTTACCATCAAAAATCattcaaaaaaataattaaaaaaaataaaataaaataaaaaatattaagaccAAGTGAAAAGATAATGTACCAGTAAAACGCCTAGGAAGGTGATTGACGAGCGAAGCTGTCAGCAATGCATCAGTGGGAGGGGGTATTTCAATaactgacggagagagagagagagagagagagagagagagagagagagagagagagagagagagagagagagagagagagagagagtcaatttCAGGCACCCAGCATACCGCGCACTAAcctattattaaaaaaaattcaatctaGTTCAAAACTTTGCGGGAGCCCAGTTTTTGTGCTATATACCATTGGATAGAAAATTCCATTCTGTGTCCAATGGTATGTGTCCGCTCTttttgagacaaaaaaaaagttgtgaaaATTGCAGTAAACTAATTTTTTGCAAGTTAACATTGACTTCACATAATAGAAGATATGAAacctatatcatataaaattgatagagaTGTGCTATCGTATGGTGCTAATTTCGTTACGATTGACCGAGTAATTGCGGAGATATTAGTGTTTGAATAGCGTTATAGTAGGGCCGGGCCGCTCAAAATTAAACAACCTACCTGGAAATAAGTATAAGTAGAAGGAGTAtttcaataaataaaagagagagagagagagagagagagagagagagagagagagagagagagagagagagagagagagagagagagagagagtgtgtgtgtgtgtgtgtgtggcaatttCAGGCACTCCGGACATGGCTGATTAgcctaatattaaaaaaagaatagtaatataaaaaataaaaaatcaatctaGCTCAAAACTTTGGGAGCGCAATGGTTGTGCTACATATCATTCTATAGGAAATTTCATTGTGAATGTAATATTATGTGTTTGAttttgtagagaaaaaaaaaaaagatgaaaaattgagtttttgaaaaatcccatttttacATCCTTTTAATTTTGCAAGTTACCTATTGAGTTTAAACAATAGAAGAGTTGAAAACTATATAATATAAAACTGATAGAATTGTACTATCATAAGGTGTTAATTTCGTTACGATCGGCCGCTTAGTTCCGAAGATTGTAGCGTTTGAATAGCGTTATGTCCGGGCCGGGCCGGGCCGCTCACAAAATGAAACTCTAACCTCCATTCTAAACTTTGCTACGCCAAAAATCAATTCATAAACCACACTCCTATAACCTACGTGAAGTTAAGAGCAGCGGAGGCGGTGCTGAGTATTCTGACATTGAGCGAGTCTTGCAGCGTCACCTTGCTGCCTTGCTCCGGAGCGCCCCTCGAGTAGGCCACGTAAGGGAAGTACGGCACGGTGGTCACTTCAAAGGTATGGCCTCGTAGATCCTTAAAGGGTTCTGGTGAAGCAATATATCTTCAGCATACATCAAAATTGGTCATGTCTAGAGTAAAATTCAAGTATTAGGTAACTACATTAGTTTTTACTGCCTTTTATATAAGACTTCAGTATTAAGTAACCACATTGAATTACGTAggtttcatattatctatcctATCTCAATAATGAACAGGCTTTATTGCTATCTACCTCACATGTCAATACTAAACACCTTGGAATTCTTTCATATAAAACCTGAAAGGGCTGAGGAGAGATCAGTAATGCCGAGTTTCTCTCGGTCCAGCTCAAGGTTCATCCGGCCCACCAAGCGAACTGCAGGCTCGCCGCCATCACAATACATACATCTCCGGAATACACTGACTCGTCCGCTGACTACACAAGATACATGGAagaagcaaataataataataataataataattaagggTAAAATGATTCAAAAATTTTTTGCTTGGCGCCACAACAACTAAGGTCATatgaaatggataaataaattaaacaaaaaatttaTTACAATTATGACGTTTTTCATTTATGTAATCCGCACATAACTGACAAATCATTAGTAAGATAGAAATACATTATTCAACATTATAGTCGTTTCAGTAATCATGACAGACCTATTTTACTGTAAGGTAGCGTTTCAAGTTCCTATTCattccatttttctccctctaatTGATTTCTAATTTTAAGCATCGCAACACCGCGGTGACATGGCGCCACTGAAAAt is a window from the Scylla paramamosain isolate STU-SP2022 chromosome 26, ASM3559412v1, whole genome shotgun sequence genome containing:
- the LOC135113895 gene encoding glutamate receptor ionotropic, delta-2-like, with product MHLLKNFMLLLLSLLGKAPMGQMTLMTQVGAAQVSTLVTGLVKQHFSNCHLVLLTTMPHSPVFSAIRNQMNEGTVVATDTMREDSLQEVLSGEVTTVCQVLIIHFDHTNEATNETALVFRLLERAGLWKKPKTRVVVVGSRTSVKDILLHHSLRNTMRGFYLAFHSSVNSFPRHLRLAGPSEEPISGRVSVFRRCMYCDGGEPAVRLVGRMNLELDREKLGITDLSSALSEPFKDLRGHTFEVTTVPYFPYVAYSRGAPEQGSKVTLQDSLNVRILSTASAALNFTYEVWETPDRSFGNLNAQGQYSGLVGELQREESDFCLLLTPTSDRLEVIDYLRLEPTDYLVVLSEKPSLLSAVMSFTRPFSNELWVGLVVGLIVWSVTAWLLQLLWKAATGGPGVSLVRTLMYGWGALLEKPPADPSRNFSGQMLVGWWLVFCFVIVTGFKSSLIAHLTVQAKSQTPEGFQDLVEFDNWRWGIEPWMLDGQLLNYFEKNTDQVVQEVYQRMEKLPLKELLQKVLEGRYSMVSVKNYIMVIMASSYVDKYGQMPFHMGREERGILACFGWGIRKGAPFLEAFLSLASRLEDAGLVKHWTEVVVAQRVKETRAKNAPKATNVFGSLEDEKEVVLSMDHLQGAFYLLFLGSGVASITLLAEITGN